Sequence from the Amaranthus tricolor cultivar Red isolate AtriRed21 chromosome 1, ASM2621246v1, whole genome shotgun sequence genome:
acttccttattcaaacctacgagattaaggagttgatcagttaaccttaaagttgttgttactaacagcgacttaaggagttgactggtcaacttcctaagtcgctgttagtaacagcgacttatgacttttaatttttttttcttgtctttcgttgttagtaacagcgacttactccaaggctaggtttggatgtgcggacgtttattttgggaattaagttttcatgaagtttatttttggaattaagttgttaaataatcttattttgtaACTTTTTTCTTTATGAAAATGTCTCACCACATTAATTAGTTCTCATCCAAACATTTATGTTATTATAATCTTATTCATACAATTTAAATGTTTTCAACACATTGATAATGTTTGTGCCAATGCCCTTTATTGCAATTGCAAAGGGATAAAGAGAGTACTTAAGAGAGGTTGACGGCATGCAGGGGCAGATCTAATGGGGGGTCAACGATGTCAACTGACATtacttaaattttgaaaaaaaaattaatattataggTCAAGTTCAAACCCCTCTAACTcaatttttttggctttttctgattttcataataatatatcCTGGCCCACATTCCCATGCTAGGTGGCTATCATTAATTCCCTTTGTACAAAAATATCAGTACTTTTCTTTGCAATTTCCCCAGCCactttttcaatttcaaaatcaaaagaacCAAAGTTAACTTCCCTCCCATTTGAACACTCAACCAACGAGTAGCGATATTCAAGAAGCAACAACCGTCTGTAGCCGAGTTGCATTGTAGGCCTGTTGCAGCGGCGAGCCGGCCATCTTGACTCAATCAGACACCGCCGGCAATCAGTGGACTAGGTAAATAAATTAGGGCTTTCAAGtttatcctttttaattcttaattctatttgtaatttgtttatCTCTAATCAATTTGTTTATGAGTTTATGAACTTATCTATTTGTTTAGAAATTAGggcttttatatttatatgtttatctATTGAGATAAATTAGAGTTTTTAGTTTTACAATTTTCTTACTAAAGATTAGGTAAAATTAGGGCTTTTaaaaattaaggtatttttttatgattttcttagCAATTACTTATTTGACAAATAGCAATTGAtaatttcgattaattattttgatagtTTAAACATTAAAGGTTTTATAATTgtgattaattagttatttagtattttagtaatttagtttaAAAGTTCAAGCGTGAATTTGTGATTGATCTATTTGATCATGTTATTACAGTTTAAATGGATAGGTATTTTAAAAAACTATCTTTTGGATCGTCGATTGGCAATACTAGTTTAAGATCCGAAAATTCACCATCTCCCCCTAGAGGAAGCTAAATCGCCTCAACAACATACCCCTTCTACTCAAAAAAGTAGAATTGATGTAAGTGTTCTTCCATCCGATCTTGCTGATAGATGgccaatttaaaattatgatgtGAATGATCGCGATGAGGTAAGGAGAGCTTATATTCAAAGAGGTCCCTATCAACCCCCACATGATACTTATCCCCAAACTATATTGTCTGGATATGCATGTAGATTTAACATGTCTTGGTATGATAAGTATTCTAATTGGTTAGAATATAGTCTTAAAAATGATGCTTGTTATTGCTTGTGTTGTTATTTGTTTGCAACTGAAAGTGAAATTGCAAGTCGCTATGGAGGAGACACATTCATTAGTAAAGGTTTGAGACTTGGAATAATATCAAAAGATTTGATAAACATATTGGGGAACCGAATAGTATTCATAATCAATGTGTGAAAAGTTGAAATTGAATATAGAAATTGTTTGAATGCATCCGAGGATAGTGCTAGATTAATTTTGTGTTCAGGATTACCTTTTCGAGGTCATGATGAACGTGAAACATCTAGTAGGAAAGAtaattttcttacttttttaaaatttttgccAAAAAGAATGAAAGTGTTGGTATTGTAGTTTTAAAAAATGCTCCTGGTAATAATCAAATGACATCTCCTTTGATCCAAAAAGATATTGCCAATGCTTGTTATAAAGAGACCATTAACGCTATTCTTGAGGAACTTGGGGATGATTATTTTGCTATCTTAGTCGACGAATTCCGTGATGTCTCTTGTAAGTAACAATTGGCTCTTGTTTTGAGATATGTTGATAAAAGGGGTTTTGTGATGGAGCGTTTAGTTGGTCTTGCCTATGATACTAGCACTACTGCAGCGtcattcaaataaataatatattttatgctTGCTCAGTTGTGTTTGAGTCCATCTCATATAACATGCCAAGGTTATGATGGAGCAAGCAACATGCAAGGTCATATTAATGGGCTAAGGACTTTAATCCAGAATGATTGTTCATCTGCACATTATGTACACTGTTTTGCTTACCAACTTCAATTGACTCTTGTTAAGGTTGCACACAAACATGTTGATGTTGAGCATCTTATTGATTTTATCAATCTTACATTGAATACTATTGGTGTTTCTTATAAACGTAGAGATAAGTTTCGACAAAAACAAGTTGAGATGGTTGAAAAAGCCTTATCTGAAGGTGAGCTATTAATTGGAAAGGGTTTAAATCAAGAAGTTGTTCTTCAAAGACCTGGGGATACTCGTTGGGGTTCTCATTTTAAAACTTTCTCCAATTTCATTCAAATGTTTTCTCCTATAGTTAATGTGCTTGATGCTCTTGTAGTTGCTGGAGATGATGATATAGCTAGAAGTCAAGCTAGTTTGGATGGcatacaaacttttgattttgcTTTCATGATTTGTTTAATGAAATTAGTATTAGGGATCTCTAATGGACTAAGTCTATCTTTGCAAAGAAGAGATCATGACGTTGTAAATGCTATGTCCTTGCTTGGTACTACTAAGAGACGATTTTAGAAGACTAGGGATGAAGGATGGGAATTTTTGATGAATGAAGTGAAATCTTTTTGTGTACAACATGACATTGTGATAAATGATTGGTTAATGTTTTTTGCACTATTATTGATATGAAAATGCAAGAACTTGATTGTCGCTTTCCTGAGATTAGTACAAATTTACTTATTGGAGTTGGTTGTTTGAATCCTGCTAATTCATTTTCCTATTACAACAAAGAgaaggtaataaaaatggcAAAGTTGTATCCCGATGATTTTGATAATTTCTCTACTAGATGAGCGGTATTCAAGCTTAAGTACTCTTGGTGATTTCTCCAAAACATTAGTTCAATCTGGTTTGTATATGTCTTGCCCACATTTTTATAAGCTATTGATGTTGGCGTTGACTTTTCCAGTATCTACAGCAACAGTTGAAAGAGTGTTCTCAGCAATGAAGATTATTAAAACTGAGTTGCGCAATAAGATATCTGATGAGTTTTTAAATGATACTGTTGTAACTTATTTTGAAAGTTGTAACTTATTTTGAAAGTGAtttg
This genomic interval carries:
- the LOC130810091 gene encoding uncharacterized protein LOC130810091 yields the protein MRFNMSWYDKYSNWLEYSLKNDACYCLCCYLFATESEIASRYGGDTFISKVEIEYRNCLNASEDSARLILCSGLPFRDIANACYKETINAILEELGDDYFAILVDEFRDVSCYDGASNMQGHINGLRTLIQNDCSSAHYVHCFAYQLQLTLVKVAHKHVDVEHLIDFINLTLNTIGVSYKRRDKFRQKQVEMVEKALSEGELLIGKGLNQEVVLQRPGDTRWGSHFKTFSNFIQMFSPIVNVLDALVVAGDDDIARSQASLDGIQTFDFAFMICLMKLVLGISNGLSLSLQRRDHDVVNAMSLLGTTKRRF